Proteins encoded by one window of Phycisphaeraceae bacterium:
- a CDS encoding IS256 family transposase: MTHRSDRSELDDVVTLIAEHGTDSMQQAFSTLLNIAMRTEREQVLGARPHERTPERRGHANGFKPKSLKTRVGTLTVQVPKTRGIDFYPSALERGVRSERALLCALAEMYVQGVSTRRVTAVLEELCGLEISSAQVSRATAELDDELEAWRTRPIGEVRYLILDARYEKVRHAGTVISTAVLVATGVLADGRRTILGVSVARSEAEVHWRAFLRSLLERGMHGVRLVVSDDHEGLRAAREAVLTGIPWQRCQFHLMRNAMAYVPKIGQRNEVAQELKTILNAADRDEADRRLRAMVERWKIEAPQLAAWLEASAPESMTVFTLSPYLRRRLRTTNAQERLNREIKRRTRVAGLFPNDASLLRLVTAILAEIDEEWTTGRVYLNHQAA, translated from the coding sequence ATGACCCACCGATCGGATCGTAGCGAACTCGACGACGTCGTGACACTCATCGCCGAACACGGCACCGACAGCATGCAGCAGGCCTTCTCCACGCTGCTCAACATCGCCATGCGCACCGAGCGCGAGCAGGTGCTCGGCGCCCGTCCCCATGAACGCACCCCGGAACGCCGCGGGCACGCGAACGGCTTCAAGCCCAAGTCGCTCAAGACCCGCGTCGGCACGCTCACCGTGCAGGTGCCCAAGACGCGCGGCATCGACTTCTATCCCTCGGCGCTCGAGCGGGGCGTGCGGTCGGAACGCGCCCTGCTCTGCGCCCTCGCCGAGATGTACGTCCAGGGCGTCTCGACCCGACGCGTCACCGCCGTGCTCGAGGAACTCTGCGGGCTCGAGATCTCGAGCGCCCAGGTCAGCCGTGCCACCGCCGAGCTCGACGACGAACTCGAGGCCTGGCGCACGCGCCCGATCGGTGAGGTGCGCTATCTCATCCTCGATGCTCGCTACGAGAAGGTGCGACACGCCGGCACCGTGATCTCGACCGCCGTCCTCGTCGCGACCGGCGTCCTCGCCGATGGCCGACGCACGATTCTCGGGGTCAGTGTCGCCCGAAGCGAGGCCGAGGTCCACTGGCGCGCGTTTCTCCGCTCGCTGCTTGAACGCGGCATGCACGGCGTCCGCCTCGTCGTCAGCGACGATCACGAGGGACTCCGCGCCGCACGAGAGGCGGTGCTCACCGGAATCCCCTGGCAGCGCTGCCAGTTCCACCTGATGCGCAACGCCATGGCCTACGTGCCGAAGATCGGTCAGCGCAACGAGGTCGCGCAGGAGCTCAAGACCATCCTCAACGCCGCCGACCGCGACGAGGCCGACCGCCGCCTCCGCGCGATGGTCGAACGATGGAAGATCGAGGCGCCCCAGCTCGCCGCGTGGCTCGAGGCGAGTGCGCCAGAATCGATGACCGTCTTCACCCTCTCGCCCTATCTTCGCCGCCGACTCCGCACCACCAACGCCCAGGAACGTCTCAATCGTGAGATCAAGCGACGAACCCGCGTCGCCGGTCTCTTTCCCAACGACGCATCCCTGCTCCGACTCGTCACCGCGATCCTTGCCGAGATCGACGAGGAGTGGACCACCGGACGCGTCTATCTCAACCACCAAGCCGCTTGA
- a CDS encoding DUF4145 domain-containing protein, with the protein MLLDTKSQMTRPFTILQPASRRHTLAADLQTKRYTPKEQVRIAGSYGYQNNDLHVGHCTHCKGRVIWFVDEFNSYMLWPFGMANAPLPHGDMPEDVKADYLEARNICKLSPRGAAALLRLAIQKLCKHLGETGENINADIGALVKKGLPVQIQKALDVVRVTGNNAVHPGELVLDDKPEIVSALFELVNLIIDNRIAEPKRIDALYNSLPSGALKGIKDRDG; encoded by the coding sequence GTGTTGCTAGACACCAAGAGCCAGATGACCCGCCCTTTCACGATTCTTCAACCGGCCTCGCGCCGTCACACGCTCGCGGCCGATTTACAGACGAAACGGTACACGCCCAAAGAACAGGTCCGAATTGCTGGCAGTTACGGATACCAGAATAACGACTTGCATGTTGGCCATTGTACCCACTGCAAGGGTCGAGTTATCTGGTTTGTGGACGAATTCAACTCATACATGCTGTGGCCGTTCGGAATGGCCAATGCTCCACTGCCACACGGAGACATGCCGGAAGACGTGAAGGCTGATTACTTGGAGGCTCGTAACATCTGCAAGCTGTCACCTCGTGGAGCAGCCGCACTTCTCCGTCTTGCAATTCAGAAGCTCTGTAAACATCTTGGAGAGACTGGAGAGAACATTAATGCGGATATCGGAGCTTTGGTAAAGAAGGGACTGCCAGTTCAGATTCAGAAAGCGCTCGATGTTGTGCGCGTTACAGGGAACAATGCTGTTCATCCCGGAGAGTTGGTCTTGGATGATAAACCGGAGATTGTATCTGCACTTTTTGAGCTTGTGAATCTAATCATCGACAACCGAATCGCCGAGCCAAAGCGCATTGATGCCCTGTATAACTCATTGCCGAGCGGCGCCCTCAAAGGTATTAAGGATCGTGACGGCTAA
- a CDS encoding TIR domain-containing protein: MIKRDWTLLFSEYDLRAVLDAQLKGVAERVRKLPESGFASRTDEDLSATTASELVVRPIVLHDDRIEVSTREVKIDVSHDFNRAHNPWGPTIVDGLEVCYHLPFTGDGELLKCRPSTFTMNGARAVIGKGELRFPYDSPGRDVTATKKWFDEDLAKLKQWLGWVDAQVSEYNRQIEPAVRAAIAARRNELERSRADVQALGFKVRSSEPTPSAPPPSASTVKEMRSARRAAGRRKYDVALSFAGEDREYVEKVADALRAAGVDVFYDRYEQVNLWGKDLAEHFGHVYGQDARFVVMFSSRHYAAKAWPNHEKSHALATHLKGVGGRMLPVRFDDTDIPGVPGTIGYLDLRVLTPDRLAELVRQKIDSDAPDA, translated from the coding sequence ATGATCAAAAGAGACTGGACCCTTCTCTTCAGCGAGTATGACCTTCGCGCCGTACTGGATGCCCAGCTAAAGGGCGTCGCTGAGCGCGTCCGAAAACTTCCAGAGTCGGGTTTCGCGTCCCGTACGGACGAAGACCTGTCCGCGACGACGGCTTCAGAGCTCGTTGTACGGCCCATCGTCCTTCATGATGACCGCATCGAAGTCTCGACACGCGAAGTCAAGATCGATGTAAGCCACGACTTCAATCGCGCTCACAATCCCTGGGGCCCAACGATTGTTGACGGCCTTGAGGTGTGCTACCATCTCCCCTTCACGGGAGACGGCGAGCTCCTGAAGTGCCGGCCGAGCACATTCACGATGAATGGTGCGCGCGCTGTAATCGGCAAGGGAGAGTTGCGCTTTCCCTATGACTCGCCCGGCCGAGACGTCACTGCGACAAAGAAGTGGTTTGACGAGGATCTCGCCAAGCTGAAGCAATGGCTCGGTTGGGTTGACGCGCAGGTTTCCGAGTACAACCGACAGATTGAGCCCGCAGTCCGTGCGGCCATTGCGGCGCGGCGCAACGAACTTGAGAGGTCTCGGGCCGACGTTCAGGCGCTTGGCTTCAAGGTGCGCAGTTCCGAGCCGACCCCATCGGCTCCGCCGCCTAGCGCAAGCACGGTGAAGGAGATGCGGAGTGCGCGCCGCGCCGCGGGTCGTCGCAAGTACGACGTCGCGCTCTCATTCGCCGGAGAGGACCGCGAGTACGTGGAGAAGGTTGCGGACGCGCTCCGCGCAGCAGGTGTAGACGTGTTCTACGACCGGTATGAGCAGGTGAACCTATGGGGCAAGGACCTCGCTGAGCACTTTGGACACGTCTATGGCCAGGACGCGCGTTTCGTGGTCATGTTCTCATCGCGCCACTACGCTGCCAAAGCGTGGCCCAATCACGAGAAGAGCCACGCACTTGCCACGCACCTAAAGGGAGTCGGCGGCAGAATGCTTCCGGTACGCTTCGATGACACGGACATTCCTGGCGTCCCGGGCACCATCGGCTACCTCGACCTTAGAGTGCTGACGCCCGATCGGCTCGCTGAGCTAGTTCGGCAGAAGATTGACTCCGATGCGCCCGACGCATAA
- a CDS encoding DEAD/DEAH box helicase family protein, giving the protein MLHSALEQFNDKRLRSYDADPGLLREHFGIEETVLAGGYGYRQILELVQNGADALLEAQERGDTLNGDGRIHVQLSGSRLYVANTGAPLSEEGLDALLRSHSSPKRGNQIGRFGLGFKSLLKLNGRIDVFTRASGAVRFDPERCRDELRRRFQVTQAPGLRLAWALPPAERAADPLCAKLAWAETIVRVEVGSESLLQHIRQEIRSFPAEFLLFFPIAATLTLDDGEEEAREVRLAIEGAEHILHDGEAASRWRIAAREVHITETRAVEDATHIHARQSVPVSWAMPIEGRREEAGRFWAFFPTHTQTYLPGILNAPWKLNSDRNAIIGGEWNAALMAEAASLIAETLPRLATPDDPARPLEAFPRQLDRKDDDAAPLVESLWTRLEAAAVIPDGTGALRRARELWRHPKDTLTLATAWQLLAGAEQQRQLVHASCLERQRASRLNALAERIEVPATGQGPPPLRRCSIESWFGMVASAKAEAALGVLQLAESFSIDVKPSEWSQARPTLAIIPTQSGKLVTASRVILAPEGVSVPDRESVALELLSNSKARRLLKDVIGVREPDDQLWQSILAEALRQIASWQAQADEGGWQAFWTRLRLAPEGVRKGFLDTSRDRVRVRRRDGSWVRADHVLLPGELVNDGDSPPHSNVLIDPDTHGDDRTSLVALGVVDIPAGNIGPAGFTEISGETELLAPWLEACRSRYKETHQNSASWSYLEPRWLSMPRGHGLLAELTGASKARFTFQLLDRLAEPPFQESVSFGHSTMSVYPRIDVPHPLPWYLLNHGAVQMGTSTTPLKALVARCNQTVLRYLPDWSRIESALGRLNTAFPKVSAAQGELRAFWVALIEALVSEDSLDGDALTDLWLGAAKDGVVPTQLPSPPGRVPLSAAFVTTSADLARRARTPGRVVVVLDPPTMQLWLKAGAKDLAGLIQAEWSVIAGPPERLTDVVPELGDVLRPDVRELARCQRVTQLRLRIADTAQAAACLMWDGALLLDAEQLAPLSRAERLRRLLAEIAASGWLDGSPTDALHRLGDAGVDERRAHVAQGATLADRLLRAVGNRVEPLLDALGQPLRDMDFVRQCTPQQLAELVLAQLGPAALTSLRDTLQAEGLQPPARWNTAAALAFVAAIGFPPEFASAAEARREPEELITGPIELPPLHDFQQEVFDGLSSLLASGTQRRRAVISLPTGGGKTRVTVEAAVRLVLAPEGAMRSVVWIAQTDELCEQAVQAFRQVWVNLGARRTNLRIARLWGGNPNPTQLQPDKPVVVVASIQTLNNRVGAADLDWLRKPGLVVVDECHHAITPSYTTLLRWLDAEAPRPGAAERDEPPIVGLSATPFRTDDDESQRLARRFDSRWLPSDQERLYARLRSQGVLARALYESLDSGVGLTDDELARLGQLREPWEGLDFENLLEAINQRLAGDARRNERLVECIEASTERSILFFTNSVAHAEEMAARLNLAGIGAAAISGNTPTMARRYFLERFHSGQIRVLCNHSVLTTGFDAPRTDLVLIARQVFSPVRYMQMVGRGLRGEKNGGTLQCRIVTVMDNLGRFQDRHPYHYCRDLYASGA; this is encoded by the coding sequence GTGCTCCACAGCGCCCTTGAGCAGTTCAACGACAAACGGCTTCGGTCCTATGACGCGGACCCCGGCTTGCTGAGGGAGCACTTCGGGATCGAGGAAACGGTGCTAGCAGGCGGCTACGGCTACCGTCAGATCCTCGAACTCGTTCAGAACGGTGCGGATGCGTTGCTGGAAGCGCAGGAGCGTGGCGACACACTGAACGGCGATGGTCGCATCCACGTCCAGCTGAGTGGGTCGCGGCTCTATGTCGCCAACACCGGGGCACCGCTGAGTGAAGAAGGCCTGGATGCCCTTCTTCGGTCGCATTCGTCGCCGAAGCGCGGCAACCAGATCGGGCGCTTCGGTCTGGGCTTCAAATCACTGCTGAAGCTGAACGGGCGGATCGATGTCTTCACCCGGGCCTCAGGAGCGGTTCGCTTCGATCCAGAGAGGTGTCGAGACGAGCTCCGTCGCCGATTTCAGGTGACACAAGCGCCCGGCCTGCGGCTCGCTTGGGCCCTGCCGCCAGCCGAGCGCGCCGCGGATCCACTTTGCGCCAAGCTGGCGTGGGCTGAAACGATCGTTCGGGTCGAAGTCGGGTCAGAGAGCCTGCTGCAGCACATCCGGCAGGAGATTCGGTCGTTTCCAGCGGAGTTCCTGTTGTTCTTTCCGATAGCAGCCACGCTGACCCTCGATGACGGCGAGGAAGAGGCGCGTGAGGTCCGCCTGGCCATCGAAGGTGCCGAGCACATCCTGCACGATGGGGAGGCCGCCTCGCGCTGGCGCATCGCTGCGCGTGAAGTCCATATCACCGAGACGCGAGCCGTCGAGGACGCCACGCACATTCACGCTCGCCAGTCCGTGCCCGTGTCCTGGGCCATGCCAATCGAAGGACGACGCGAAGAGGCCGGCCGCTTCTGGGCCTTCTTCCCCACACATACGCAGACCTATTTGCCGGGCATCTTGAATGCGCCGTGGAAGCTGAACAGTGACCGCAACGCGATCATCGGCGGCGAGTGGAACGCCGCGCTGATGGCCGAGGCGGCGAGCTTGATCGCGGAGACGCTGCCCAGACTTGCCACCCCGGACGACCCTGCTCGGCCCCTGGAGGCCTTCCCCCGTCAACTGGATCGCAAGGACGACGATGCCGCCCCACTCGTCGAGTCGCTGTGGACGCGGCTGGAGGCAGCAGCCGTCATTCCGGACGGCACCGGGGCGCTGCGGCGCGCGCGGGAACTCTGGCGCCACCCGAAGGACACGTTGACACTGGCGACTGCGTGGCAATTACTCGCTGGCGCAGAGCAGCAGCGCCAGCTGGTGCACGCGTCCTGCCTGGAGCGTCAGCGCGCCAGCCGTCTGAATGCGCTGGCGGAACGTATCGAAGTGCCCGCCACGGGCCAGGGCCCTCCGCCGCTTCGCCGCTGTAGCATCGAGTCGTGGTTTGGCATGGTGGCATCAGCCAAGGCCGAAGCGGCGCTCGGCGTCCTGCAGCTGGCGGAGTCCTTCTCCATCGATGTGAAGCCCAGCGAGTGGAGCCAGGCTCGCCCCACGCTGGCGATCATCCCGACCCAGTCAGGCAAGTTGGTCACAGCGTCCAGGGTCATCCTCGCGCCCGAGGGCGTGTCCGTGCCCGATCGCGAGTCTGTTGCCTTGGAGCTTCTATCCAACTCCAAGGCGCGGCGACTGCTGAAAGACGTGATCGGCGTCAGGGAGCCGGACGATCAGCTCTGGCAGTCGATCCTCGCCGAGGCACTGCGACAGATCGCTAGCTGGCAGGCGCAGGCCGACGAAGGGGGTTGGCAGGCATTCTGGACTCGCCTGCGCCTCGCACCCGAGGGCGTGCGAAAAGGCTTCCTGGACACGTCTCGCGATCGCGTGCGCGTGCGTCGTCGCGATGGAAGTTGGGTGAGAGCGGACCACGTCCTGCTTCCTGGCGAGTTGGTGAACGACGGCGATTCACCGCCGCACTCGAACGTACTCATCGATCCCGATACGCACGGAGACGATCGCACGTCGCTGGTGGCGCTGGGCGTGGTGGATATTCCAGCGGGCAACATCGGACCCGCGGGCTTCACGGAGATTTCGGGCGAGACCGAGCTGCTGGCGCCGTGGCTTGAGGCGTGCCGCAGCCGCTACAAGGAAACGCACCAGAACTCTGCCTCCTGGAGCTATCTCGAGCCCCGTTGGCTCTCGATGCCGCGAGGCCACGGCTTGCTCGCTGAGCTCACAGGCGCCTCAAAGGCACGTTTCACCTTCCAGCTCCTGGATCGGCTCGCCGAGCCGCCGTTCCAGGAATCCGTCAGCTTCGGTCACAGCACGATGTCCGTCTACCCCCGGATCGACGTGCCTCATCCGCTGCCCTGGTACTTGCTCAACCATGGCGCCGTGCAGATGGGCACTTCCACCACGCCCCTCAAAGCTCTTGTCGCGCGCTGTAACCAAACAGTCCTGCGATACCTGCCGGACTGGAGCCGCATCGAGTCGGCGCTCGGCCGGCTGAACACGGCGTTCCCGAAAGTGTCGGCTGCGCAGGGCGAATTGCGCGCCTTCTGGGTCGCGTTGATCGAGGCGCTCGTCAGCGAGGACTCCCTCGATGGCGACGCGCTTACCGACCTCTGGCTCGGCGCCGCCAAGGATGGCGTCGTCCCGACCCAACTGCCGTCGCCGCCCGGCCGCGTTCCACTGAGCGCGGCATTCGTGACCACCTCCGCCGATCTGGCGCGGCGCGCTCGCACTCCGGGGCGCGTGGTCGTGGTGCTCGACCCGCCCACGATGCAACTCTGGCTGAAGGCCGGCGCGAAAGACCTCGCGGGTCTGATCCAGGCGGAATGGAGCGTCATCGCAGGGCCGCCCGAGCGCCTTACCGATGTCGTGCCGGAGCTTGGCGATGTCTTGCGGCCAGACGTTCGCGAGTTGGCGCGTTGCCAGCGCGTGACCCAGCTCCGCCTGAGGATCGCCGACACCGCACAGGCGGCTGCTTGCCTGATGTGGGACGGCGCGCTGCTTCTGGACGCTGAACAACTGGCTCCGCTTTCGCGGGCGGAACGGCTGCGGCGGCTACTCGCCGAGATCGCCGCATCCGGCTGGCTCGACGGCTCACCTACGGATGCGCTTCACCGCCTCGGCGACGCTGGTGTCGACGAACGACGGGCGCACGTCGCACAGGGCGCGACGCTGGCCGATCGCTTGCTGCGCGCAGTGGGCAATCGGGTCGAACCGTTGCTCGATGCCCTCGGCCAGCCGCTGCGCGACATGGACTTCGTCCGCCAATGCACGCCACAACAGCTCGCCGAGCTGGTGCTTGCCCAACTGGGCCCCGCCGCGCTGACTTCTTTGCGAGACACGTTGCAGGCCGAGGGGCTGCAGCCACCCGCGCGCTGGAACACGGCAGCCGCACTCGCATTCGTGGCGGCCATCGGTTTCCCCCCCGAATTCGCGTCGGCGGCTGAAGCCCGGCGCGAGCCCGAGGAGTTGATCACCGGGCCGATCGAACTGCCGCCCCTGCACGACTTCCAGCAGGAGGTATTCGACGGCCTGAGTTCGCTGCTCGCCAGCGGCACCCAGCGACGGCGGGCCGTCATCAGCCTGCCCACGGGTGGCGGCAAGACCCGCGTGACGGTGGAGGCGGCCGTACGGCTAGTGCTCGCGCCGGAGGGCGCGATGCGGAGCGTTGTCTGGATCGCCCAGACCGACGAGTTGTGCGAGCAGGCGGTGCAGGCGTTTCGCCAGGTCTGGGTCAATCTCGGCGCCCGGCGAACGAACCTGCGCATCGCCCGCCTTTGGGGCGGCAACCCCAATCCGACGCAATTGCAGCCGGATAAACCCGTCGTCGTCGTGGCGTCCATCCAGACATTGAACAACCGCGTCGGCGCGGCGGATCTGGACTGGCTGCGCAAGCCCGGTTTGGTGGTCGTTGACGAGTGCCACCATGCCATCACGCCGAGCTACACCACGCTGCTGCGCTGGCTGGACGCCGAGGCACCTCGCCCCGGCGCGGCGGAGAGAGATGAACCGCCGATTGTGGGGCTGAGCGCCACGCCATTCCGTACCGACGACGACGAGAGCCAGCGCCTTGCTCGCCGGTTTGACAGCCGCTGGCTGCCGTCCGACCAGGAGCGGCTTTATGCGCGCCTGCGCTCGCAGGGCGTGCTCGCGCGTGCGCTGTATGAGTCGCTCGACTCCGGAGTGGGCCTGACCGACGACGAGCTGGCCAGGCTGGGGCAGCTGCGGGAGCCATGGGAAGGCCTCGACTTCGAGAACCTGCTGGAAGCAATCAATCAACGCCTTGCGGGCGACGCACGCCGCAACGAGCGTTTGGTGGAGTGCATCGAGGCAAGCACCGAACGTTCCATCCTCTTCTTCACCAACTCCGTCGCCCATGCGGAGGAAATGGCTGCGCGCCTGAATCTCGCCGGCATAGGCGCCGCGGCCATCAGCGGCAACACGCCGACCATGGCGCGCCGGTACTTCCTCGAACGCTTCCATAGCGGGCAGATTCGCGTGCTATGCAATCACAGCGTGCTGACCACGGGCTTCGATGCGCCGAGGACGGACCTGGTGCTGATCGCCCGGCAGGTATTTAGTCCCGTGCGCTATATGCAGATGGTTGGCCGCGGGCTGCGTGGGGAGAAGAACGGCGGCACCTTGCAGTGCCGTATCGTCACCGTCATGGACAATCTTGGCCGCTTCCAGGATCGGCACCCTTATCACTATTGTCGGGATCTCTATGCGAGCGGCGCATAA